The candidate division KSB1 bacterium genome has a window encoding:
- a CDS encoding STAS domain-containing protein → MEGFQVRRKDDGAISTLYLQGYLDAHTAPRLEDALQELVDQGRYKIIVNFSDLAYISSAGLGVFMGFIEMIRAHQGDIKLTNMSDKIFRVFDLLGFPTLYDIFKDESEAHRKFSEQS, encoded by the coding sequence ATGGAAGGTTTTCAGGTGCGACGCAAGGATGATGGCGCCATCTCGACCCTGTACTTGCAGGGCTATCTGGATGCTCACACAGCGCCGCGATTAGAAGATGCTCTCCAGGAGCTGGTGGACCAGGGGCGCTACAAAATTATCGTCAACTTCAGCGATCTGGCCTATATCAGCAGCGCAGGGCTGGGCGTGTTCATGGGCTTCATCGAGATGATCAGGGCCCATCAGGGAGACATCAAGCTAACGAACATGAGCGACAAGATCTTCCGCGTGTTCGACCTCCTCGGCTTCCCAACGCTGTACGATATCTTCAAGGACGAGAGCGAAGCCCATAGGAAATTCAGCGAGCAGTCTTAG
- a CDS encoding ATP-binding protein: MVTTVQSAVKRYRLRIPSQTENLEIIRSFVGHIARRVGFDDEEATKIEMAVDEACSNVIKHAYERDARKPIDMVIKIDYDKLTVIVTDHGKGFDPASIKMPDMKEYLAELRVGGLGIYLMRTLMDEVAYDIKPGVRNQVKMVKYFVKRDAPRPRQVGAQKKVKGGRQ, from the coding sequence ATGGTGACGACCGTGCAATCTGCAGTGAAAAGATATCGGCTGCGCATCCCCAGCCAGACGGAGAATCTGGAGATTATCCGCAGCTTCGTCGGCCACATTGCGCGACGCGTGGGTTTCGACGACGAGGAGGCCACCAAGATCGAGATGGCCGTAGACGAGGCCTGCTCCAACGTGATCAAACATGCCTACGAACGCGATGCGCGCAAGCCGATCGATATGGTGATCAAGATCGATTATGACAAGCTCACCGTGATAGTGACTGACCACGGCAAGGGCTTCGACCCCGCCTCCATCAAAATGCCGGACATGAAGGAGTACTTAGCCGAGCTCCGCGTCGGCGGCTTGGGCATCTACCTGATGCGCACGCTAATGGACGAAGTTGCCTACGACATCAAACCCGGGGTGCGCAACCAGGTGAAGATGGTCAAGTACTTCGTCAAGCGCGATGCCCCTCGTCCGCGCCAAGTAGGCGCGCAGAAGAAGGTGAAAGGTGGACGCCAGTAA
- a CDS encoding SpoIIE family protein phosphatase — translation MDASKNRDISPAVDGIARQLDERLVELQALFEMSQVLNSSLNLKTILDNLLLTPMGRMMISKGMALLYDGHGRCTVATVKGMPRELVGKIIETEVPPTGPILVEESDAGEFSAASFFRQAGIQLLAPMVSSTRTTGMICFGPKITNVSYTPAELEFLGSLSNIAATAVENGLIVEELRRVNRELDKKIQELNTLFDIGKELSTTLDSEKIVALLSYAVMGELVVNRCTVFLREGDSMHLVADRGGQPAELTVHCQEGSHFLRGLCDAEKPFLVEECDDEEIRGVFGELGVALVAPMRYKEQTRGLIAVGQKLTGLPFSDHDIEFLTTLGNYAMICLENARLFQETLEKQRMEEELAIAKQIQQRLLPTHTPALPGFDLAGMNISSREVGGDYYDWIVFDQRHCALAIADVSGKGAPAALLMANLQASLRALAAAHGNVAEMVRRINNLIHASTDLSKFITFFYAELDVEEKRLTYCNAGHNPPLLLRADGNAETLEQGGLILGMMRDVSFEVGEIILQPGDVLLLYTDGVSEALNEAEEEFGEERLAAALREFRALPAAEIVSRMHERVGSFCGEVPQSDDLTMVVLRVLQAEKVE, via the coding sequence GTGGACGCCAGTAAGAACAGAGACATTTCTCCCGCAGTCGACGGCATCGCCCGCCAGTTGGATGAGCGCTTGGTAGAGCTCCAGGCGCTCTTCGAGATGAGCCAGGTTCTCAACTCCTCGCTCAATCTCAAGACCATCCTCGACAACTTACTCTTGACCCCCATGGGGAGGATGATGATCAGCAAGGGGATGGCGCTCCTGTATGACGGCCATGGACGCTGTACCGTGGCGACAGTCAAAGGCATGCCCCGTGAGCTTGTCGGCAAGATCATCGAGACCGAAGTGCCGCCCACAGGGCCCATCTTGGTCGAGGAGAGCGATGCAGGGGAGTTCAGTGCCGCCAGCTTCTTCCGACAGGCGGGCATCCAGCTTTTGGCGCCCATGGTGAGCAGCACGCGCACCACAGGCATGATCTGCTTCGGCCCGAAAATCACCAACGTTTCTTACACGCCTGCAGAGTTGGAGTTCCTTGGCTCGCTTTCCAACATTGCGGCCACGGCAGTGGAGAATGGCCTGATCGTGGAAGAACTGCGCCGCGTGAACCGCGAGTTGGACAAGAAGATCCAGGAGCTCAACACCCTCTTCGACATCGGCAAGGAGCTGAGCACCACCCTGGACAGCGAGAAGATCGTCGCCTTGCTCAGTTATGCGGTCATGGGCGAGCTGGTGGTGAACCGCTGCACGGTTTTCCTGCGTGAAGGGGACAGCATGCACCTGGTGGCCGATCGAGGGGGGCAGCCGGCGGAGCTCACCGTGCACTGCCAGGAAGGAAGCCACTTTCTGCGCGGTCTGTGTGACGCCGAGAAGCCCTTCTTGGTGGAAGAGTGTGACGACGAAGAGATCCGGGGGGTGTTCGGCGAGCTGGGCGTGGCGCTGGTGGCTCCGATGCGCTACAAGGAGCAGACCAGAGGGTTGATCGCAGTGGGGCAAAAGCTCACCGGCCTACCGTTCAGCGACCACGACATCGAATTCCTCACCACCTTAGGCAACTATGCGATGATCTGCCTGGAGAACGCCCGCCTTTTCCAGGAGACGTTGGAGAAGCAGCGGATGGAGGAGGAACTCGCCATCGCTAAGCAGATCCAGCAGCGCCTGCTGCCCACGCATACGCCGGCGCTGCCGGGTTTCGACTTGGCAGGGATGAACATCTCCTCGCGGGAAGTCGGGGGCGACTATTACGACTGGATCGTCTTCGACCAGCGGCATTGTGCTCTGGCCATTGCCGACGTCTCGGGCAAAGGGGCGCCGGCAGCGCTGCTCATGGCCAATCTGCAGGCTTCGCTGCGCGCCCTGGCCGCAGCACACGGCAACGTGGCAGAGATGGTGCGGCGCATCAACAACCTCATCCACGCCAGCACCGATCTGAGCAAGTTCATCACCTTTTTCTACGCCGAATTGGACGTGGAGGAAAAGCGGCTCACCTACTGCAACGCCGGCCACAATCCACCGCTCCTGCTCCGCGCCGATGGAAACGCGGAAACTCTCGAGCAAGGCGGCCTCATCTTGGGAATGATGCGCGATGTTTCCTTCGAGGTAGGGGAAATTATCCTCCAGCCTGGGGATGTGTTGCTGCTGTACACCGACGGGGTGAGCGAGGCCTTGAACGAGGCCGAGGAAGAGTTTGGCGAGGAGCGGCTGGCCGCGGCGCTGCGGGAGTTTCGCGCGTTGCCTGCTGCCGAGATTGTAAGCCGCATGCACGAACGCGTTGGCTCGTTTTGCGGGGAGGTGCCGCAGAGCGATGACCTGACCATGGTCGTGCTGCGCGTCCTTCAGGCAGAAAAGGTGGAGTAG
- a CDS encoding D-aminoacylase: MEQDYSRREFLRTAAQGAVAAGVLAAAGPLVQSCQRGDFDLLIKGGTLYDGRGGRPVVADLGIRGERIVAIGNLAGSSARTVVEAANLAVTPGFIDVHSHTDVGLLVNPKAESKIRQGVTTEISGNCGASPFPLRGPVADTTREEIRQEFEIDPDWEDADGFLARLERQKIAVNYLTLVGHSSVRAAVMGLDNRPPTSQEMEAMRNEVRKALEQGAIGVSTGLEYTPGCFASTEEIANLCVVVKEYGGIYATHMRNEDVQVEEALEEAIQIASRADVPLELSHLKACQQRNWHKTPRLLERLAEVHEHGLRVHCDRYPYTAYGTTLKLMFPMWARAGSDEEFVARLKDEVQWRKMRSHLEERVAALGSWDRVLITRVAGTQHQAAQGKTVAQLAEEPHTDPCAVVRQLLIDAEGKVAMCGFAMSEENTERVLSFPLTMVGSDGEAVAPYGVRGRGNPHPRFYGTFPRYFGYYVRERKILPLAEAIRRVTSLPAQVFGLPERGVLAKGAFADIVVFDPQTILDRATFTDPHQYPVGIHHVVVNGRLVIREGEHTGCLPGRVLRRA, from the coding sequence GTGGAACAAGACTATTCGCGCCGTGAATTCTTGCGAACCGCCGCACAGGGCGCAGTGGCTGCAGGCGTCCTGGCTGCGGCAGGTCCCCTGGTGCAGAGCTGCCAGCGAGGGGACTTTGACCTGCTCATCAAAGGTGGCACGCTCTACGACGGACGGGGAGGCCGACCCGTGGTGGCCGACCTTGGTATCCGGGGCGAGCGGATTGTGGCGATCGGCAATCTCGCAGGTTCTTCGGCGCGCACAGTGGTGGAAGCCGCGAACTTGGCGGTGACGCCGGGCTTTATTGACGTGCACAGCCACACCGACGTCGGGCTCCTGGTCAATCCAAAGGCCGAAAGCAAGATCCGCCAGGGGGTGACCACCGAGATCTCCGGCAACTGTGGGGCAAGCCCGTTTCCGCTGCGGGGGCCAGTGGCGGATACCACCCGGGAGGAGATCCGCCAGGAGTTCGAGATCGATCCTGACTGGGAAGATGCCGACGGGTTCTTGGCCAGGCTGGAGCGGCAAAAGATAGCCGTCAACTACCTGACCCTGGTGGGGCACAGCTCGGTGCGCGCCGCAGTGATGGGGCTCGACAATCGACCGCCGACCTCCCAGGAGATGGAGGCAATGCGAAACGAGGTGAGGAAGGCGTTGGAGCAAGGGGCCATCGGTGTAAGCACCGGGCTGGAGTACACGCCGGGTTGCTTTGCCAGCACAGAAGAGATCGCGAACCTCTGCGTGGTGGTGAAGGAATACGGCGGCATTTACGCCACCCACATGCGCAATGAAGATGTACAGGTGGAAGAAGCCCTTGAGGAGGCCATTCAGATTGCTTCGCGGGCGGATGTGCCTCTTGAGCTCTCGCATCTCAAGGCCTGCCAACAACGCAACTGGCACAAGACGCCCCGACTCTTAGAACGGCTGGCGGAGGTGCATGAACACGGTCTGCGCGTGCACTGCGACCGCTATCCGTACACGGCCTACGGCACCACCCTGAAACTGATGTTCCCCATGTGGGCCCGGGCAGGGAGCGATGAGGAGTTTGTCGCGCGCCTCAAAGACGAGGTGCAGTGGCGAAAGATGCGCTCGCACTTGGAGGAGAGGGTGGCCGCCCTGGGCTCGTGGGACAGAGTGCTGATTACCAGGGTGGCGGGAACCCAGCATCAAGCCGCACAGGGCAAAACCGTGGCGCAGCTGGCCGAGGAGCCGCACACGGACCCGTGCGCGGTAGTACGCCAGCTTCTCATCGACGCCGAAGGAAAGGTGGCAATGTGCGGCTTTGCCATGAGCGAGGAGAACACCGAGCGGGTGCTCTCTTTCCCCTTGACTATGGTCGGCTCCGACGGCGAGGCGGTCGCTCCCTACGGAGTTCGGGGTAGGGGCAATCCCCACCCACGCTTCTACGGGACTTTTCCCAGATATTTTGGCTACTACGTGCGCGAGCGCAAGATTCTGCCGCTGGCAGAGGCTATCCGGCGGGTGACGTCCCTGCCGGCGCAGGTTTTCGGCCTGCCGGAGCGCGGGGTGCTGGCAAAGGGAGCTTTTGCCGACATCGTGGTCTTTGACCCGCAGACAATTCTTGATCGGGCGACCTTCACGGACCCCCACCAATACCCGGTGGGCATCCACCACGTCGTCGTCAATGGACGCCTGGTCATCCGCGAAGGAGAACATACCGGCTGCTTACCTGGACGGGTACTGCGCCGTGCTTGA
- a CDS encoding SatD family protein, which produces MEHCVIIGDVQKSRQLENWPEVFGKLTTVLADVNRHFAAHVLLPFRTTVGDEFQGALRDASQAYAVCLYLRVHAPIPLYCGVGIGEVERLADDEAGMRGTAFYRARDALNTCKRQQRNILLKADDRASDGVLAINALLWLIQALEERWTIRQREMARFYRTQPELTYEEVGRHFGVSKQAVSQVLRGAKWDALLEGERIAGTLLSRLAARQAAGLDF; this is translated from the coding sequence ATGGAGCACTGTGTGATCATCGGCGACGTGCAAAAGTCGCGACAGCTGGAGAATTGGCCAGAGGTTTTTGGCAAGCTCACCACAGTTCTGGCGGACGTGAACAGGCATTTCGCCGCCCACGTGCTGCTGCCGTTTCGCACCACGGTGGGCGACGAGTTCCAGGGGGCACTGCGCGACGCCTCGCAAGCCTACGCGGTCTGCCTGTACCTGCGCGTGCATGCGCCCATCCCGCTCTATTGTGGCGTGGGCATCGGTGAGGTGGAAAGGCTGGCCGACGACGAGGCCGGAATGCGCGGCACCGCCTTCTACCGCGCCAGAGATGCCCTCAACACCTGCAAGCGCCAGCAACGGAACATCCTGCTCAAGGCAGACGACCGCGCCTCCGACGGCGTGCTGGCCATCAATGCCCTGCTGTGGCTCATCCAGGCACTCGAGGAACGATGGACCATCCGCCAGAGGGAGATGGCTCGCTTCTATCGCACGCAGCCAGAGCTGACCTACGAAGAGGTGGGCAGGCATTTTGGGGTCTCAAAGCAGGCGGTCTCCCAAGTGCTGCGCGGGGCAAAATGGGACGCCCTGCTGGAAGGGGAACGCATCGCGGGGACGTTGCTCTCCCGCCTGGCGGCTCGTCAAGCTGCAGGCCTTGATTTTTGA
- the hgcA gene encoding mercury methylation corrinoid protein HgcA yields MSEKSLIRRTTSTITWANRPDHFLARWGVRRHRHRVEPGLYALSTPTPRSPVLVTANYTLSFDALRAALRGRDAYILVVDTDGINVWCAAGKGTFGTEELVRRMAAVSLAEVVCHRRLILPQLAASGVAAHEVTARTGFVVDFGPVGAADLPAYLDAGVATPEMRRVRFTIADRAVLIPVELVHCLLPMLAAATVLWLTGGWLVALAAPASVVAGTVLFPLLLPWLPTPNFSTKGFLLGILAWLPLAAGLMRDLRMSGQVAVHLAWLVITGLGMAAVTAFLALNFTGATPITSRTGVEREIFRYVPIMAAMALLAVVGALAMGVIRLLS; encoded by the coding sequence GTGTCTGAGAAGAGCCTCATCCGCCGGACCACAAGCACCATCACCTGGGCCAACCGCCCTGATCACTTTCTTGCGCGCTGGGGAGTGCGGCGGCACCGGCATCGCGTGGAGCCGGGGTTGTATGCGCTGAGTACGCCAACTCCCCGCTCGCCCGTGCTGGTGACGGCCAACTATACGCTCAGTTTTGATGCGCTGCGTGCCGCCCTGCGAGGCAGGGACGCGTATATTCTCGTAGTGGACACCGACGGGATCAACGTGTGGTGCGCGGCGGGCAAGGGGACCTTCGGCACTGAGGAATTGGTGCGACGTATGGCGGCGGTGAGTCTGGCCGAGGTGGTGTGCCACCGGCGGCTCATCTTGCCGCAACTGGCCGCCAGTGGCGTGGCGGCGCACGAGGTAACGGCGCGCACCGGTTTCGTGGTAGACTTTGGGCCGGTGGGGGCGGCAGATCTTCCCGCCTACTTGGACGCAGGGGTGGCTACACCCGAGATGCGGCGGGTGAGGTTCACTATCGCCGATCGCGCGGTGCTCATACCGGTGGAGCTCGTGCACTGTCTGCTGCCCATGTTAGCGGCAGCCACGGTGCTGTGGCTGACAGGAGGCTGGCTGGTGGCTCTGGCGGCACCGGCCTCTGTGGTGGCCGGTACGGTGCTCTTTCCGCTGTTGCTGCCGTGGCTGCCCACGCCTAACTTTAGCACCAAGGGCTTCCTTTTGGGGATACTCGCCTGGCTGCCACTCGCTGCTGGGCTGATGCGGGATTTGCGCATGTCGGGGCAAGTGGCGGTGCATCTTGCATGGCTGGTCATCACCGGATTGGGCATGGCGGCAGTGACCGCCTTCTTGGCCCTCAACTTCACGGGGGCCACGCCTATTACCTCCAGGACAGGCGTGGAGCGAGAGATATTTCGCTACGTGCCGATAATGGCGGCCATGGCGCTTCTGGCGGTCGTAGGAGCATTGGCAATGGGGGTGATCCGCCTCTTGTCATAA
- a CDS encoding 4Fe-4S binding protein gives MFDSVYTSTTLHYEPALCTGCGLCSIVCPHGVFAQGEQIAELRHPERCIECGACYRNCALGAISVRAGVGCAAALMLDALRGRKSNSCSCDGQPLCCCPS, from the coding sequence ATGTTCGACAGCGTCTACACTTCTACCACCTTGCATTACGAGCCCGCGCTGTGCACTGGCTGCGGGTTGTGCAGCATCGTGTGCCCGCACGGGGTGTTCGCCCAGGGAGAGCAGATTGCAGAGCTGCGCCACCCCGAACGCTGCATTGAGTGTGGGGCGTGCTATCGGAATTGCGCCCTTGGGGCGATCAGCGTGCGTGCGGGCGTGGGGTGTGCAGCAGCGCTGATGTTGGACGCCTTGCGGGGCAGGAAGAGCAATTCCTGTAGCTGCGACGGGCAGCCTCTGTGCTGCTGTCCGTCCTGA
- a CDS encoding MFS transporter, whose translation MTKGPAGAGSNLRFMLRALRHRNFRLYFAGQGVSLIGTWIQQTAMGWLVYRLTNSPFLLGVVGFTGMAPALLFTPWAGVLADRFDRRKLLILTQLLAMVQALALGVLALTGVVAFWQIVPLSLFVGIVNALDAPTRQAFVLDLVERREDLANAIALNSSMFNGARLIGPSIAGLLIAATGEGLCFVINGLSFLAVVVALLAMRVRPGRRAPRGESILRGLVDGVRYAARTEPIRAIVLYLSIVSLVGMPYPVLLPIFARDVLHGGPHTLGFLMGSAGIGALLGALTLAGRKTVVGLGRWIVRATCAFGAGLVGVALSRMAWLSYGLMVVAGFGMMVTMASCNTMIQTIADDDKRGRVMSLYTMAFMGMVPLGSLLAGAVASRLGAPTTLAAGGGCCILLAIASHSHLPRLRKVIQPIYIRLGLDAQVSALVPTGGRPVEGR comes from the coding sequence GTGACAAAAGGCCCTGCAGGGGCAGGAAGCAATCTTCGCTTCATGTTGCGCGCGCTGCGGCATCGCAACTTCCGGCTGTACTTCGCCGGGCAGGGTGTTTCGCTCATCGGTACCTGGATCCAGCAGACGGCCATGGGCTGGTTGGTCTACCGACTCACCAACTCGCCTTTCCTGTTGGGGGTCGTCGGGTTCACCGGCATGGCGCCGGCACTCCTTTTCACTCCCTGGGCAGGGGTACTGGCCGACCGTTTTGACCGGCGGAAATTGCTGATCCTGACGCAACTTTTGGCGATGGTGCAGGCGTTAGCCCTGGGCGTCTTGGCCCTCACGGGAGTGGTGGCTTTTTGGCAGATTGTGCCGCTGAGCCTTTTTGTCGGCATCGTGAATGCCTTGGACGCGCCCACGCGCCAGGCCTTTGTCTTGGACCTTGTGGAGCGCCGGGAGGACTTGGCAAACGCCATTGCGCTGAATTCCTCCATGTTCAATGGCGCGCGCCTCATCGGGCCGTCCATAGCGGGACTGCTCATCGCGGCCACCGGCGAGGGCCTCTGTTTTGTCATCAATGGGCTGAGTTTCTTGGCGGTGGTGGTGGCGCTGCTGGCCATGCGCGTGCGGCCGGGGCGGAGGGCGCCGCGAGGTGAGTCCATCCTGCGCGGGTTGGTGGATGGCGTGCGCTATGCTGCGCGCACAGAGCCCATTCGCGCGATTGTGCTCTACCTGAGCATCGTGAGCCTTGTGGGGATGCCGTATCCGGTGTTGCTCCCGATTTTTGCCCGCGACGTTCTCCACGGGGGTCCGCACACGCTGGGGTTTCTCATGGGCTCTGCCGGCATCGGGGCGTTGCTCGGCGCCCTGACGCTTGCCGGGCGCAAGACCGTCGTGGGGTTGGGTCGATGGATCGTGCGCGCCACCTGCGCGTTCGGAGCAGGCCTGGTGGGGGTGGCTCTGTCGCGCATGGCCTGGCTGTCCTATGGACTGATGGTGGTCGCCGGCTTTGGCATGATGGTAACCATGGCCTCCTGCAACACCATGATACAGACCATCGCCGACGATGACAAGCGCGGCAGGGTGATGAGCCTCTACACCATGGCCTTCATGGGGATGGTGCCGCTGGGCAGTCTGCTGGCCGGCGCAGTCGCCAGCCGTTTGGGAGCACCGACCACTCTTGCCGCCGGTGGCGGCTGCTGCATTCTGTTGGCCATAGCCTCGCACTCGCACCTCCCCCGCCTGCGCAAGGTCATACAGCCCATCTACATCAGGTTGGGGCTGGACGCGCAGGTATCCGCGCTTGTGCCCACAGGAGGCCGTCCTGTCGAAGGGAGGTGA
- a CDS encoding radical SAM protein: protein MRSCRLCPRQCGLNRLEGERGFCRASAELQIASFHPHFGEERPLVGKGGSGTIFFSNCGLRCVFCINWQISQEGEGEVRQINELAKMMLRLQEMGCHNINVVTPTHYAAHILKALDIAAAQGLRLPLLYNTCGWERVEILRQLDGIVDIYLPDFKYASGKMAAKYSSGAESYPEVTKAALLEMHRQVGVARPGPDGLIRRGLMIRHLVMPNRVAGTKEVVEWIAAHLPKDTYVNIMSQYRPMYKAFSYPEIARRLTVEEYREAVAWTREAGLTNLDIQGLAGLQ, encoded by the coding sequence ATGCGCAGCTGCCGCCTCTGCCCGCGCCAGTGCGGGCTCAACCGGCTGGAAGGCGAACGCGGCTTTTGCCGGGCATCTGCCGAGTTGCAGATAGCCTCCTTCCATCCCCATTTCGGAGAGGAGCGGCCGCTCGTCGGCAAGGGCGGTTCCGGTACCATCTTCTTCAGCAACTGTGGCCTGCGCTGCGTGTTCTGCATCAACTGGCAGATTAGCCAGGAAGGGGAGGGCGAGGTCAGGCAGATCAATGAACTGGCGAAGATGATGCTGCGGCTGCAAGAAATGGGGTGCCACAACATCAACGTGGTCACCCCCACCCACTATGCAGCGCACATCCTCAAGGCGCTGGACATCGCCGCGGCGCAAGGTCTGCGCTTGCCCCTGCTATACAACACGTGCGGCTGGGAGCGGGTAGAGATTTTGCGGCAACTGGACGGCATCGTGGATATCTACCTGCCGGACTTTAAGTACGCCAGCGGCAAGATGGCAGCCAAGTACTCCAGTGGCGCAGAAAGCTACCCTGAGGTGACCAAGGCAGCGCTCTTGGAGATGCACCGCCAGGTGGGCGTGGCCCGACCGGGCCCGGATGGACTGATCCGCCGTGGCTTGATGATCCGCCACCTGGTGATGCCCAATCGCGTCGCCGGCACCAAGGAAGTGGTGGAGTGGATCGCTGCTCATCTGCCCAAGGATACCTATGTGAACATCATGTCGCAGTATCGGCCCATGTACAAGGCCTTTTCCTACCCGGAGATTGCCCGGCGCCTCACCGTCGAGGAGTACCGAGAGGCGGTCGCGTGGACCCGGGAGGCGGGACTGACCAATCTCGACATCCAGGGTCTGGCAGGGCTACAGTGA
- a CDS encoding thiamine pyrophosphate-dependent dehydrogenase E1 component subunit alpha, producing MMAADLWFLYRQMLRSRRFEEEVKRLWEQGRISGEMHLGIGEEGVAAGVVTHLREGDAMALDHRGTPPLVVRGVDLVDLLREMLGDCRGLCAGRGGHMHLFSPEHLAASTGIVGAGAPLAVGFALAAQLLRPERVAVAFFGDGAMNQGMLLESLNLAVVWQLPVLFVCKHNAWAITTKSDTVTGGDLVQRVQGFGMPVATVDGTEVEAVWEAAGQAIAQARRGDGPWFLLATCSRLEGHLLGAGLHDPARLLHMASPTLRAITGRKGTGAGERATALATLLGIVAKAAAPRAQHRRDPVAKTRAKLAGDPQRLRALEEEVQKEIKYAVALAVGDGGGSGQR from the coding sequence ATGATGGCCGCTGACCTCTGGTTTCTTTACCGGCAGATGCTGCGCAGCAGGCGCTTCGAGGAGGAGGTCAAGCGCCTGTGGGAGCAGGGCAGAATCTCCGGCGAGATGCATCTCGGCATCGGCGAAGAGGGCGTGGCCGCGGGCGTGGTCACTCACTTGCGCGAGGGGGACGCCATGGCCCTGGACCACCGTGGCACGCCGCCCCTGGTGGTGCGGGGTGTTGACCTGGTTGACCTTCTCCGGGAGATGCTCGGTGACTGCCGAGGACTATGTGCGGGCAGAGGAGGGCACATGCACCTCTTCTCGCCGGAACACCTTGCCGCCAGCACAGGCATTGTGGGGGCCGGTGCTCCTCTGGCCGTGGGCTTTGCCTTGGCTGCGCAGCTCCTTCGGCCGGAGCGGGTGGCCGTGGCCTTCTTCGGCGATGGGGCGATGAACCAGGGGATGTTGCTGGAGTCGCTTAACCTTGCGGTGGTGTGGCAACTCCCCGTGCTCTTTGTCTGCAAGCATAACGCCTGGGCCATCACCACCAAGAGCGATACGGTGACCGGTGGCGACTTGGTGCAGCGGGTACAAGGATTTGGCATGCCGGTCGCCACCGTCGATGGCACGGAGGTGGAGGCGGTCTGGGAGGCTGCAGGACAGGCCATCGCGCAGGCACGGCGCGGGGACGGTCCATGGTTCCTCCTGGCCACCTGCTCCCGACTGGAAGGTCACCTGCTGGGAGCGGGGCTGCACGACCCGGCACGATTGCTCCACATGGCCTCACCAACGCTGCGCGCCATCACAGGGCGCAAAGGCACTGGCGCAGGCGAACGGGCGACGGCGCTCGCCACCCTGTTGGGAATCGTGGCCAAGGCGGCCGCCCCGCGGGCTCAGCATCGGCGTGACCCTGTGGCAAAGACCAGGGCGAAGCTTGCGGGTGACCCGCAACGCTTGCGCGCGCTGGAGGAAGAAGTGCAGAAGGAGATCAAGTACGCGGTTGCTCTCGCCGTCGGGGATGGTGGGGGGAGCGGGCAGCGATGA
- a CDS encoding pyruvate dehydrogenase: MSTIAFSEAIDAALAQAMAEDERIVLIGEDVHSIHLELYVRFGERRVRPTPISEAAFVGAAVGAAMAGLRPVVEVMLVDFVTVAADALVNHAAKIEAMSGGRWPVPLVVRATCGGGYGDGGQHEQSLWGWLAHIPELAVVVPSNPLDAGSLMLGALAYGRPVVFLEHKMLSKRWLDFLGGGGRVTVHFEVPKAGAEARGPRRWKPLEPGKAAVLREGKDLTIVSVGLGVHQALQAAAALAEQGVAAGVVDLRCVRPLDRETVCRQLQHIGRLLVVDEDYKEFGLSGELAATALEAGLAVRFARVCTEETIPYARALEAQTLPSAERIMAAAEKLLS; the protein is encoded by the coding sequence ATGAGCACCATCGCTTTTTCCGAAGCCATAGATGCCGCGCTGGCGCAGGCGATGGCCGAGGACGAGAGGATCGTGCTCATAGGCGAGGATGTGCATAGCATCCACCTCGAGCTCTACGTGCGCTTCGGTGAGCGGCGTGTGCGGCCCACGCCCATCAGTGAGGCGGCTTTTGTGGGAGCAGCCGTCGGCGCGGCTATGGCCGGCCTGCGTCCGGTGGTGGAGGTGATGCTCGTGGACTTTGTCACCGTGGCGGCAGATGCATTGGTCAACCACGCGGCAAAGATCGAGGCCATGTCGGGCGGCAGGTGGCCCGTGCCGCTGGTGGTACGTGCTACCTGCGGCGGAGGCTACGGCGACGGCGGCCAACACGAGCAGAGCCTGTGGGGGTGGCTTGCCCACATTCCGGAGTTGGCGGTGGTCGTGCCTTCCAATCCCTTGGACGCCGGCAGTCTCATGCTTGGCGCTCTGGCCTATGGCAGACCCGTGGTGTTTCTCGAGCACAAGATGCTCTCGAAGAGGTGGCTGGACTTTTTGGGAGGTGGAGGCCGGGTGACGGTGCACTTCGAGGTGCCCAAGGCTGGGGCGGAGGCGCGAGGCCCGAGGCGATGGAAACCCCTGGAACCGGGCAAAGCTGCAGTGCTGCGCGAAGGAAAGGACCTCACCATTGTCAGCGTTGGCCTTGGTGTGCATCAAGCCTTGCAGGCTGCCGCGGCCCTCGCGGAGCAAGGAGTTGCGGCAGGCGTGGTGGACCTGAGGTGCGTTCGTCCCCTCGATCGCGAAACGGTTTGTCGCCAGCTGCAGCACATCGGCAGGCTGCTGGTGGTGGACGAAGACTACAAGGAGTTCGGTCTTTCTGGCGAACTGGCAGCCACCGCTCTGGAGGCAGGGCTTGCAGTACGATTTGCCCGCGTGTGTACCGAGGAGACCATCCCCTATGCGCGGGCGCTCGAGGCCCAGACGTTGCCCTCTGCGGAGCGGATCATGGCGGCAGCGGAAAAGCTTTTGTCCTGA